Sequence from the Primulina huaijiensis isolate GDHJ02 chromosome 16, ASM1229523v2, whole genome shotgun sequence genome:
TCAAGAAAATAGTATTTTGTAGAATAATATACCCTATATTATTAAGTAAATTTTTTACATAATAATTATACTTGGCCTTTTATTATtatgttggtcccacttgcggtaatttgagataataaaacccgtaaataaagaataaactggacaccgagatttacgtggaaaacccctaaaaattattagggtaaaaaccacgggcaagatgaaaagaatttccactataatattttgtggtgtacaactcactcactgtgttttcaaagagaacacacactctcttaatacaggagaacaaacacctcacaaatattatagaatattataagatgagagaaaactcgaacaAAAGATTGAGAATGGGATGCATTGAAATGCCGAATGATGCTTCTATTTATAGATGCATCATTCAGTGTGAACCTTCGTCCGCCATTTCAGAAAATCAGTTGCCGTGTTctaattttcttcaaagaaggCTGCCCCAACTGAATTGTATTTGTCTGCCCACTTTCTTATGCCCAATTTCTTTGACTCCcgacatgcatttaatgcactCACAATTGccaacatttctcccacttggagatttgattgagaatcaaacacatctccacacatcctttcaatcttgtcattacCTGCTGTTTACGTTTCtgctaggccacttgaggatctacaccactcgaacttatcagtgttcaccgGCTTGGTcaaaaaatcagctatgttatcattcgtatggatcttctgcatatccacgcttccttcttcaACTACTTCcagcacaaagtgaaattgaactccaatgtgtttcgtcctggaatgaaaggctggatttcttgcgatgtgcaaggcactcttactgtcacaaaacaaagaaacattttcttgtttgtgcctgatctcctccaataaccttttaatccatattgcctccttacaagcttgagtagctgccatatattctgcctctgttgtagataacgccacaactgtctgcagttttgaaacccagcttactgctccccctgcaagtgtaaacacataaccagtagtagatttcctcttatcagaatcacctgcataatctgaatcgacatagcctctgagtgtaaaatctgatcctccataacataatgcagcattcgaggtacccttaatgtatctaaggatcctcttaacagtgctccaatgctctcttccaGGATtcaccatataccgactaacagctcccactgcttgagcaatgtccggtcttgtacagatcatggcgaatatcaaacttcccactgctgatgcatatggtactcgagacatctcaatcctctctgcttcactgctaggacacatctcggaggataacttgaagttaacagaaAGAGGAGTCgatattggcttactatcttgcatgttgaagcgttgcaagattttcttcaaaaaatttttctgggaaaaccaaatctttctgttacttctgtctcggtgaacttgcatccctagaatcttgtttgctagtcccaagtccttcatatcaaattccctagccaactgtgccttcaatccttggacctgatctttgttggggcctgctaccaacatgtcgtccacatacaacagcaaaatgatctaatcatcaccagacctcttgaaatacgtacaagggtctgcacttagtctgttgtatccaaggctcatgatataggaatcaaatctcttgtaccaacacctcgacTCCTGTTTGAGACAGTacaaagatttgttcaacctgcaaactaagttctctttgcctttttccgcaaaaccttctggctggaacatatagatttcttcttcaaggtctccatgaagaaacgccgttttcacatctagctgttctagatgtaggtcaaacactgcacacaatgccaacactactctgactgttgtaagccgaaccacaggagaaaatatctcattgaagtcaattccttctttttaagcatacccttttaccaccaatctagtacgataccgctccacttgattattgccatcacgcttgatcttatagacccatctgtttccaatggctttctttcctcgtggtagtgtaacaagatcccaagttttatttctgtctaatgcctccaactcttcttgcattgctatcatccacaaagatacatccgagctttgagtagcctcatggaaactcgatggctcaccatcctctgataataaacaatatgcaatattgctttcagtgacataatctgaaagccaacctggtggtcttctgtctcgagttgactgcctcacattgaaaacttcagactcaacttgttcttgttcttcgtgctctggtactgcttcacaagaaacttgaccttcgtccgtcttattttccacatgaaatatagtagtttctgaatttggtgtgtctttgtctccctttactttatcttcttcgaagataacatccctgctgatgacaagcttgtgaacagtaggatcccacaagcgaaacccctttactccatcagcataacccaagaagatacattttatggattttgaatccaacttcgatctttcttgttcATTGTATAGAACGTACActggacttccaaatgtatgcaaatgagaataatctgtcggcttcccactccacatctccatcggagtcttcagatcaatcgccactgaaggagaacgattgataatataacaagaagttttgactgcttctgcccaaaatgacatttttagacccgcagtcctcaacatagctcttgttctgtccaacaaggtcctgttcatccgctccgccactccattttgttgaggtgtgtaagccgtcgtgaattgtcttttgatgccctcatgttgacaatatgcatcaaattcgtcactagtatattctcctccattgtcagtcctcagacacttgattttcttctcagaatcaagttcaacccgcgctttgaaatctttgaagatctggaaaacatctgatttcttcttgattggatacacccaacatctcctagagaaatcatcaataaacgagacaaagtatctcgctcctcctagggatacaaccggtgcttgccaaacatccgaatgaatcagttCCAATAtacttttgctcctggcagtagaagtgccaaactttaatctgtgttgtttactggtaaaacaatgctcacaaaagggtagtgacacttttgtaagtcccggcaacagcttccgttgtgagagaattttcaacccccgttctgacatatgcccgagctttctatgccatataactgttaattcttctcctgaaccatttgatgcaacagctagttctgcctctttgtgtgtttctcccaaaagtacatacagatttgcagcaactttttctgccttcataaccacaagcgcgcctttcacaattttcatgatctcattctcgatacgagttttgcacccaatgtcatccaattgccccaaggacaaaagatttttcgtcagtcctttcacatgtcgtacctcctgtatggtgcgaatggtgccatcaaatattttaattttgatagtaccgaccccagcgatttccaagacaTGATCATTttccatgaatacagatcctcctgagattggttcataatggtcaaaccattttctccgagacgtcatgtgccacgtcgctcctgaatccataatccatgtgttacaaaatttgtgtctgccttctgcaactgttgctgcttcgctgaataatatttcaccactgcctgaagtactgaccacatttccttgagaactcttctcgatactcgtacactctttcttgaagtgccctttaccgccacatttaaagcagtaaatatttttcttcttacttctcgactttgatctacctcgtctttggctcccactggagtcacggtccataaatcttcctcttatcatcggtaaagcctctgcctgcttcgatgttaccaacctatcttccttattcttgcgccggctttcttctccgagaaccgcagttaagacatcatcgaatcttagaaagcccataagaatattgttggttatgttgatgataagttgatcatatgaatctggtagactttgaagtagaagctccgcacgttcattttcccctattttatgccccatggaagtgagttgggcaaatagagtattcagtgtgttgatatggtcagtcatcgatgaagattccgccatccgaagagtgtaaagccttctctttaaaaaaatcatgttgtgtagcgacttgacctcgtacatctttgtcagagtatcagAGATAatttttgctgtttttatctcagagatacttgacaatacttcgtctgctatagccaagtgtaaattggcaacagcgttgtcattcatctcattccactttccatcatccgtaatctccaccggtctatctccaatagccgccaagcaattctcctttcttaagattgcttgtatctttattttccacagcataaaattacttccgttgaactttgctatctcgtaaatgcccgccattatgtctacaacaattttagtagactggacaaaattatcccgtcttaaataaaaaatctcaaaaaatcttttctgatgtggaagatgagtctaggctgcaaccacagagcatactcagaattttaagaaattttaaaccaaggctctgatactaCTTGTTGGTCCCatttgcggtaatttgagataataaaacccgtaaataaagaataaactggacaccgagatttacgcgaaaaatccctaaaaattattatggtaaaaaccacgggaaagatgaaaagaatttccactataatattttgtggtgtacaactcactcactgtgtttccaaagagaacacacactctcttaatacaggagaacaaacacctcacaaatattatagaatattataagatgagagaaaactcgaagaagggattgAGAATGAGATGCATTGAAATGCCGAATGATGTCTCTATTTATAGATGCATCATTCAGTGTGAACCTTCGTCCGCCATTTCAGAAAATCAGCTGCCGTGTTCTAATTTTCTTCCAAGAAGGCTACCCCAACTGCATTGTATTTGTCTGCCCACTTTCTTCTGCTCAATTTCTTTGACTCCcgacatgcatttaatgcactCATAATTGccaacatattattatttttatatagacAATCAACTTCAGTTATTGGTATAATATTCTAAATAAAGCTTAAATGGATTACATTGTACTTCGTACATACTAAAAATATCACATGTATATTTTTCAGAAAGAAACTCGGATAATAAAAATAGGAAGAAGTTgacaatatattttatatttcatacaatatatttcatatataaaataaaatatatatggaaTATAAATGAATTACAAATATTATTGGTTTCAAGAAAAGAATTCATCGACGTATGTGGACTCGTTCTAGGCTATAATTCAAATATTCTAAGTTTTATTATATGtgcaaataaataatgttttactatatatatatcactggataaatataataaacaatattaaataaataattaatatttatatcacatatacatacatatatatatatatatatatccctgtatgtgtgtgtgtttgtgtgtgcgCAAATGACAAATCTATGAGCGATAATGAAAAAGGTGGCATCCCACTTGAAGCGCGCCGTACAATCATTCGAAAAGCCCTAATTCCCAAATCTGAGATGACGtttcacaactctttttaaGAGGGAAGAGGTGGACTGGTCAGAGAGATTTATAGTAGATCTTGTGTTGTGGGAGAAGAGATTACGCTGTGTATGTGTATGTCTGAGAAATGGATAAAGGATTTGGTAGTGTGTCATCTTCAAATAGTAGTaatggcggcggcggcggcggaggaGGAAGCAGCAGCGAAATTTACTTGAAACAAGTGAACAAGAATTCACAGAAGATATCGAAGCCTGTGCGGAAACCTCTATCTGCAGTAGCTGCGGCGGGGCCGATTCTTGAACCCAGTACGCAGCCGCAGTCGCAGCAGCCACCGGTGTATAACATCAACAAGAACGACTTTCGCGACGTCGTTCAGAAGCTCACGGGTTCGCCGTCTCATGAACGTTTTCCTACGCCGCCGCCGGTCTCCCAGCCGAGGCCATCCAGCTCCCGACTACAGAGGATCCGTCCCCCACCTTTGGTCCAAATTGGCAACCGCCCTCCGCAGCTGACCCAGGTGGTTCCTCGTCCTCCTAACGATGCTGATAAACGGGAAGTGGGACAGCCCTTACCGCCGCTGCCGCCTTTTCCGTCTGTGCATCCGGCAGCGGAGTCACCTATTTCTGCCTACATGCGTTTTATCCAGAACTCTTCTATACCGTCTGCTCCGTCGCctttgtggaatggtgtggcCGCAACTGGACCTCGTTCCGATTCTCTCCAGCCTCAGAACGAAGTCGGTCAGCGGGGATCACAGCCTATAACGTTATCGCAGCTACAGCCGATAGAATCCCCGGTCTCTACTTACATGCGTTTTCTCCAGAGCTCGGCAAACTCCACGTCCGCTGCTTTGCCACGGTGGAACAGTGTCGGCCCGCCATCGCTTCATCCTCCTTCTCCCCACACACAGCAACAGCCGCCTCCTGTGCCGTCAACTTCTGCTTGGCCATCACATTTTCCAGTGCTTCCTCTCTCTCCGCTGCCATTTGGATGCGTTCCATCGCCTATGTCTCCGTACGCTATGCTCTCTCCGAGTTTGCTGTTTTCACCGACCGGTCAATTTGGGTTGCCACAGTTACCCTTATCACCGACGGTGCCTCTTCCTAGCCCAAGGTGGAAGGGCATGTAAGCTTCTCGCTAAGCTTTTCCCCAAGGTAAGTCATTTTAGCGTTTTTACAGATTTGTATTTCTTTCCCTTTTATTTTATAGTGATGATACtgtaatttaaatatgtatatgGTTTTGGGAGATTATAGTGAATTATAGTGGAAAAGGAGATGGAGGCGGCTGTTCAATTAGTGTTTGTTTTGTACATATATGGTGGAGACAGTGATCTAAAACCTCAAGTTACTTCTTCACTAGTTCTCATATTTGTTGAATCTATCGTATGTTTTGACAGGGAATTCTAAATCTCTCATGGTGATGTTGATTTATCTTCTGTTGATCTTTTATTTGTTACATCTTTATCCATTTTCAACTTTTGTGCAGATTGTGCATTATGCTTTTCTCAGATGATTTATTCTTGGATATTCGATGGTCAGTTATGGTAGAACGTATTTTGATGTTGATAAACAATAAAAGTTATTCTTCATcgattaatataaatattaaatcctTGTTAATGTTTCTACGTTTCTTAAATTTTAATGGAACTGCTCTCTCCTTTCTGCAAAGAAGAAAATTGTTGTCTATAGACCAAGAGGTAGCCATCCTTGATTGATGCATTATCCACGAATCTTGAGATAGAAAATGGCTGCAGGTGTAAGCATAAATGGAGTCAGGACTGAAAAGGTATGTCACTAGTAACGTGGTGTTGGTCCCTCTGTGAGACTGTGACCATACACTCCATGTTAGAAAAACAAATCCCTTCAACAGTGGATTGTCTTGAGCGAATTGGGAGCAGATCCTTTTGTTGCCAAGGCACGAAACAAATGATAGTAGTTCATTCATTAACCGATATTCTGTCAAATGTCCTTCAATATCCCCATGTGGCCTTACACATTATCCCTGATAAGATATCCGAACACATCTGGTATAGATGTAGCATTCAATGGAAACAATGAAATAGAGAGCTGTGTGTTGCTTAACATGAAGGAATCTATGGGTAATCTCATTTTCATTGACACGATGTATTTAGATACAATACAGATGACATTCCACCAGAAAAGCACTAAAAGTATGAATGAATTTGTGGTTTCTAAGGATTACTATCTCATGTTGTGACATTCTCGAATTTATATCGAGTTTGGTATGTGCAATAAAGAATGCAACATGGATCAACCTAACCATGTCTGCTAAGAGGAGTGAAGATCAAGAAGAAAGAGCTTCCATTGCTTTGTTCAGCTCTTATATTGGTTGGTGACCTATAGAGCAttgtaaataaatgaatttataTAATGACCAAATAATTCATTTGTGGAAAATGAATAGAAATTCATTTGTGGCTGGATATTTTGCTTAATTTGTTTATCACATATAATTTGTGTTCCGTCATTAAATTAGACGAATTAAGTTAAATTAGTAGAATTTTAACAATGCACAGACGTTTCAAGTTCTCTACTTTCCAGAAGTGATGCACCAGGCAGGTGCATATATTATGTTATCAGTTCTCATTTTCCTTCATCTCGCTTATACAATGCCATTTTCCTCCGGGAAATGATCTGCTTGTAGATATACGCAGAGTCATTCTTGTTAGTCTGAGAAACTAGCTGTCGAAGGTAGATTATATGGGCCTTAAGAGCTGTGGTGATTTGGAGAGGTCTGAGGAGATGTGGTAAGTGGTTAGCTGGCTTCTAGACTCTTGCAATGCTGCTACACGGTGCTATAAAGTTAAGGGCAGAGAATGGCTGCGGAGAAACGGATTCGTTGACTGTAATGCATGCAAGGGAagcttaaaaaataataagcaGGGACTTGAGCTAGCTGGACTAGGGAATGTTACTCTCTTGTTGAAGACAATTTAAAATCTCTTGCGAGACCGAGTGTTGCATAGAGTTCCATTCAGTTCAAAAGTATTGACCATAGAGTGTGGTTAGGCATTATGAATATGCCATCTACTTCGGtcatttcttgaaaattatCTATACTTGGAAatttttaacatttactttGACTGGTTCCATATTACAACTTCCAATTTGCTAATGCTTTTGGCTCAATTATCAAATTGAAATCTTTTTGGGTTTGAGTAATGGTTTGTTTTTCTCCTATTTCCTCCTCttaaaaaaagatataaaaagTCGATGGAAATGAACATATTTGGGCCACTTGCAATAAAAAGACGAGTCAACTGTAGCCTTTTCTTCTAAGAAAAGGTTGATTTGCTTGATATTTTTCAAGATAAGATAAGGTACAATGTATGCATATTTTGTCCCTTCAGAAAAAATACATGTCAACTTCTTCTCTTTTAACATGATAATTAAAAACACAAGTTTTATTGTAACACCTCTGAAAATGTTAGTGCTTAGAATTAAATTCTATTAGTATTATTTTCAAGAACACgtctaaataataataatttaattatatgaaatgaattttattatgctacaagtaaaatttaataaatttatattaaacacTTAAAACACATAAAATATGTCTAAgataatatgatttaaataaaaacatttaggttttttttttaataataatcataataaaaataataataaataaaagagatagtaaaataaaatattgaataatgaattttgatataatttaaCCTTATTTATCTTGAAATATACTTGGCATGTGTTAAGAGATGGTGCTTTAGTTACGTGCCAACAATAATTTGACACTTGTAGTGTGAGGATGACTCACCCACTTCACTCCCTTATTATAAATAGGTCTCGgttttttttcttccaattcAATTATGGGCTCTTCTGACATTCGATCTCAAATTTATGGCAAAGTTTTATAAATTACCAATTTATTCATATATTGTACATTTCACATTTTATTGATCATATAGTTATGCATACTTGAATTTAtggaattattgatttttcGATTAATGTTTGATTGACTGAATGACGGAATGACTGGAGCCTTAGACAGCGGTCAATGTACCAAATTGCTAGTCTATTGGAAAACGTGGATTTGGCCCGAAAAGTGAGTCAAATGAACAACGGGCAACGTGACTTCAATTCGAAAATGTGAGTTCACATTGACTCGTAAATGATCGATTGTACGGATCCTACTTGAGAACGTGGGGAAAATTGTTACACCGAATGTTGGTAAGAGCCTCCTCTTTAGCTCACGATATTCACTTCAGAGCTCTGCGCAGTCACTACATATCACTTGACAAGATATTTTTGTAACGATTACTATTGATACATGTCATCTCTTATCAAATTACAGCACTGATAAGTTACCCTTTGACATTTTATAAATATCTAAGTTCATTTTATTCTCTCACCAAGTCTACAAAGACTTTAATCTCTATATTCTgtctatttattataaaatttaagataCATGATTTCACAACTccgaatataaaaaattataaaatttaaaatataagcttaacaaaatcataaaattacgTTTGTTTCTGATTCAAAAATGTACTTATAGTACATTCTTCCGTTGGTGTAAGTTAAAAATTGATAATGAAATTACAAGTCAGGACTTACATTTATAAAAACTATTAACAAAATATATGGTTGAACATATTTGTTAttgttgaaaaaatattattattattattattattagtaataaTTTGCTGTTGTTCATAGAAGAATTATTTTAAGTATCACCATTCCTATTGCTGCTATTTACAAATCAAATTTATTGCAAAAAACAGCGAAAAGCTGAAATTCACAAaaaattccaagaaaataaacaaGGAAAAAACCTGACTGCCTAAGAACAACTACCACCAACACCACCAGTAATTCGCTGCACAACTCATATCTCCATTCAAATTGCGACCCTTCGAGTTCACAATCGTCCCAGTTTCTTGACAAGATTATTCTCAATCTCCATTCTCCTCTTCATCAACAAAGCATACTTAGTAACAAGCTTTTGACATCCAGACGAAGCCGCAAGCTTGCAGTTTAGAGACGTCTGTTCCAATTTGTCCATGTACATGCTAGATATAGGCACAAAACCGCCCTTCTTGTTGCACAGCCAACCATGAGCAGCTCTCAGTGCAGCCCCCATAGAAGCCGAGTCTGTAAAAccaaatatatgaaattttcaCCAAAAAGAGGTCTAAGATGAAGAACATAttgcacaatttttttttcacgaAATTCTGTGGAAATGTGAATGCTTCATTTCTGATTCACATTCAACTCTACGGCAAATATCAAAAAGTACAATATGAAATTCAgattgatattattaaaatatcgaAAAGTATAATACGATAAACAGAttgatattataaaaattatggaCATTTTCACTTACATAAAGAAAAGAGTCATGATTGTGTTGTATGATATAAGAGATTACTATAGTTTTAATTCCCCAAGAAGAGATCCAAAGGCGATGGAAAGAAAATATGGCTTGCCTGAGCTTTGAATTGTATGTACATTGCACTCAAAAATCGAAGATATTAATGTGAGAATGCATTTGTTTGCTGATGCTCCGCCCGTAGCAATTATACGGTTGGGAGGTGAAGGGAGCCCGAATCTTTCAGCATGAGCTCTCATTGAGAGTAACTGGCCCTCCACTAATGCTCGGACCTGCTAGAACATTGTTTAAGTGAGTACATATGGGGTCATATAATCATATATGCATATTGCATTCTGAAGGTGAGGTACACAAACCTCAGAAGCAGGGTCAAATGCGTCAACTTCGTGTTCTTTTACTCCATCCACCGAGTCTTCATTAAAATTTTCGAGAACATATCGATGGAATCCAACTGCAATCATAGCAAGCACGTCATATATTTGCTTATTTCAAACTGTAGACAAGTTAAGACTACAATGTATATAGTCAAGTTTGAATATTGTTTTACAAATTTGATCTTTATTTTTTATCCAATAAATAAGTGGCAATAACGGaaataataaacaatatattttaCCAAGAACATTGATTCCAGAACATGAAAGCAGTTATTTACAATTTTTGTAGCATATTAACCTGGGAGTGGAGGAAGAATTTCATGTTCCTTGTAATAAAAGCCTATCTTGCCCCCTGTACCTTAAAACATTGAAACCAGGGCAAAGAAGCATGGGATGATATATCCAAAAGAAACAATTAGAAAAGAAGCACTAACCATTTAGAGGTGGCGTTTCCTgtaaatatgaattaaaaacatCCCAAGATTTATCTGCACATTGGTTGCGTATAGCTGCCAAGTTtggaataatatattaataaccTTTCaatgataaattataaaatccGAATCGTTGCTTTTAACAATTTGTTATGAACCTTCACGGGTCAGAGACCCGTTCTTGTAGCACAGCATCACCATGTAACCGTTTTCATTTACTGGATTAGGAAAGACATGCCCTTCTAAGCATGGCTTGTGCTCGTTAGTAATCCCAAAGACCTATTTTGAATCATCAAATTAGAGTGACATCACATCCAGCGTAAAAGAGAAGGTATAGCAAAAAAAAGATGACTTACGGTGTCACTGGTTCCCAGACTGATAGCTAGATCCCCAGGACTACTAAGAGTTAAACCTAAAACATATAAGCAACTCAGTGAGCATCAACATGAGTTATTATTGCATAGTTTACTAAACTGGCATTAGCATCATGATGAAGGAACTAGATTAAATTTCATAGAATGTTACCATGTACATGACTCAAAACCAACCAAGTAGTGAATGGTCAATGAAATTTGAGTCTGTGATAAACCATTGATTGGATTCAGCTCTAGGCTCGTGTAACACCAAACTATACTGCAATGCCCCATATATATTGGTTTTCAACTGTTTTAGTGTTTTATGAATCGCTGTGCCTTGATGAACTGTATTTTGAGGTAGACCTAAAAGTTCCATATAGGATGGAACGATCATGCCATACAACAAAGCTATACATGCtgttttaatcatataatgCAGGTAGAACCAAAGAATGCAGCAATGGGCAGTTCAGTATTCTCTTCTTTAGATAATTGGGGGCCGAACTTCTCAGGAATAAATGCACAAAAGTTCAAGTTTAATCATTACAAATTACATAAGCTGCATTTGGATCGATGAAATTGAGGTTCATGAATTTAAAATGTGTCATTCAATTCCACCATGTCTGTTTAGCTACAAAAGAAGAGaagataatttaaattttgtctTTCAAATAAAGTGCATTTTTAGGCCATATTTTGGTGAGGATTTGAAATTCCTT
This genomic interval carries:
- the LOC140961779 gene encoding VQ motif-containing protein 9, with translation MDKGFGSVSSSNSSNGGGGGGGGSSSEIYLKQVNKNSQKISKPVRKPLSAVAAAGPILEPSTQPQSQQPPVYNINKNDFRDVVQKLTGSPSHERFPTPPPVSQPRPSSSRLQRIRPPPLVQIGNRPPQLTQVVPRPPNDADKREVGQPLPPLPPFPSVHPAAESPISAYMRFIQNSSIPSAPSPLWNGVAATGPRSDSLQPQNEVGQRGSQPITLSQLQPIESPVSTYMRFLQSSANSTSAALPRWNSVGPPSLHPPSPHTQQQPPPVPSTSAWPSHFPVLPLSPLPFGCVPSPMSPYAMLSPSLLFSPTGQFGLPQLPLSPTVPLPSPRWKGM